From a single bacterium genomic region:
- the nusA gene encoding transcription termination factor NusA: MKSEILALLNYWEKEKGIEKSFLISALENGLLTVYRKKAELDTTINIKIDAETGEILFLNEDGEQIPPPAFQWERIAAQTARQVIMQKLREAEKNTIYHEFKKIENTIVSGRVERFEDNNIVISIGKTEAILPYHHRLHNDNYKRGNYLKAFLLEVRKPNRGFYQLIVSRTHPDLVRELLKLEVPEISDDIIVIKDIARFPGEISKISVFSQEENVDPIGTCIGDKAIRIKNITRELNGEKIEIILWNEKPEKYISNALSPATTKEVILHKMKNIASVIVDDAQIFLAIGKKGQNVQLASKLTGWDIRVFKKNEFESDRRPATTAIKGIDEETAILLAKYGFSSIKSIAEANVEALLKIPSIDENIANKVIQKAKLHISNQNKEENESISDSQETQ, from the coding sequence ATGAAAAGCGAAATATTGGCACTTCTGAATTATTGGGAAAAAGAGAAAGGTATTGAGAAAAGTTTTCTTATTAGTGCGCTTGAAAACGGTCTACTTACTGTATACAGAAAAAAAGCTGAACTTGATACTACAATAAATATCAAGATAGATGCAGAGACTGGTGAAATACTTTTTTTGAATGAGGATGGAGAGCAGATACCGCCCCCTGCGTTTCAATGGGAAAGAATTGCTGCGCAAACTGCAAGGCAAGTAATAATGCAAAAATTGCGTGAAGCTGAAAAGAATACTATTTACCACGAGTTTAAGAAGATAGAGAATACCATTGTAAGCGGACGAGTTGAACGATTTGAAGATAATAACATTGTTATATCTATTGGTAAGACCGAAGCTATCCTTCCGTATCACCATAGATTACATAATGATAACTATAAAAGAGGTAACTACCTAAAAGCTTTTCTTTTAGAGGTGAGAAAACCTAATAGAGGGTTTTATCAATTGATAGTATCAAGAACTCATCCCGATTTAGTTAGGGAACTTCTTAAACTTGAAGTTCCAGAGATTTCTGATGATATTATCGTAATAAAAGATATTGCGAGGTTTCCTGGAGAGATTAGCAAAATATCTGTTTTTAGTCAGGAAGAAAACGTTGACCCTATTGGAACCTGTATAGGCGACAAGGCTATAAGAATTAAAAATATTACCAGAGAATTGAATGGTGAAAAGATTGAAATAATTTTGTGGAATGAAAAACCTGAAAAATATATATCTAACGCTCTTAGCCCTGCCACAACAAAGGAAGTTATATTGCATAAAATGAAAAATATAGCTTCTGTAATAGTCGATGATGCCCAAATTTTTCTTGCAATAGGCAAGAAAGGGCAAAATGTTCAGCTTGCTTCAAAACTAACGGGATGGGACATAAGGGTTTTTAAAAAGAATGAATTTGAAAGTGATAGACGACCTGCAACTACTGCCATAAAAGGGATAGACGAAGAAACTGCTATCCTTCTTGCTAAATACGGGTTTAGCTCAATAAAATCTATTGCAGAAGCCAATGTTGAAGCGTTGCTTAAAATACCTTCAATAGATGAAAATATTGCAAACAAAGTTATTCAAAAAGCTAAGTTGCATATTTCAAATCAAAATAAGGAAGAAAATGAGAGTATATCAGATAGCCAAGAAACACAATAA
- the infB gene encoding translation initiation factor IF-2, which translates to MRVYQIAKKHNKKSKEIISILEKEGIKNKKSISGLSDEEIKIIETFLLKKKDEAPKKATKKTVEEEKPVEKKKKTEIKKTVPKEPVAPKETKVVQLEGTEDINILSQKLNVSSADILKYLLMRGVVGNINQSPGKETIKDIGEHFGYTVEIKKFVPPPATPPVASDENLTERAPVVTLMGHVDHGKTTILDAIRKSSIVDKEFGQITQKIGAYKLNLPEGSIVFLDTPGHESFTAMRARGAFITDIVILVVAADDGMKPQTIEAINHAKSANVPIIVAINKVDKPGINIDRVKQQLSEQGLTPADWGGQTEIVNVSAINGQGIDELLEIVLLIGQLLELKANASGNAKGTVIESHMDKAKGPITTVLVQKGKLNVGDFFVIGKTYGKVRAMMDDWNNRLSVAGPSTPVEILGTQAITNPGDKFLVFDTEKAARKYIDDIKAAKPDKVSEVKKITLEDLYDEIQKGSIQEIKLIIKTDYVGSIEAIKDVIEKIPMTEIKITILHSEAGPITESDILLASASNAIVLGFNVPLTKNIEDIARTEKVEIRTYQIIYDLAEDIRNAVEGMLQPELKEVLLGQAMVKQVFNLSDNSSVAGSIVLEGKIVRNSLCRVIRNGAVINQGKINSLKRFKENVKEVKLNTECGIGVDNFNSFEERDIIQSFMNVKTARKL; encoded by the coding sequence ATGAGAGTATATCAGATAGCCAAGAAACACAATAAAAAGTCTAAAGAGATTATTTCGATTCTTGAAAAGGAAGGAATAAAAAACAAGAAGAGCATCAGTGGATTATCTGATGAAGAGATAAAGATTATTGAGACATTTTTACTGAAGAAAAAAGATGAAGCACCAAAAAAAGCCACAAAAAAGACTGTAGAAGAAGAAAAACCTGTTGAAAAAAAGAAAAAAACTGAAATAAAAAAAACTGTTCCAAAAGAGCCAGTTGCACCTAAAGAAACAAAGGTGGTACAACTTGAAGGAACTGAAGATATAAATATCCTTTCACAAAAACTTAATGTTAGTTCGGCAGATATTTTAAAGTATCTTCTAATGAGAGGGGTAGTAGGTAACATAAACCAGTCCCCTGGCAAAGAAACTATCAAAGATATAGGTGAACATTTTGGGTATACTGTTGAAATAAAAAAATTTGTACCACCACCTGCAACGCCACCGGTGGCATCTGATGAAAATTTAACAGAAAGAGCTCCAGTTGTTACTTTGATGGGGCACGTTGACCACGGAAAAACAACAATTCTGGATGCGATACGTAAAAGTAGTATAGTCGACAAAGAGTTTGGTCAGATTACCCAAAAAATTGGTGCTTACAAGTTGAATCTACCTGAAGGTTCTATAGTTTTTTTAGATACACCTGGTCACGAATCTTTTACAGCAATGAGAGCAAGGGGTGCTTTTATTACTGATATTGTTATACTTGTAGTTGCAGCAGACGATGGGATGAAACCCCAGACCATTGAAGCTATAAACCATGCTAAATCAGCAAATGTACCTATAATAGTTGCGATAAACAAGGTAGACAAACCTGGTATAAACATTGATAGAGTTAAACAACAATTATCCGAACAAGGTCTTACTCCTGCTGACTGGGGTGGTCAAACAGAAATCGTTAACGTCTCTGCAATAAACGGACAAGGTATTGATGAACTTCTTGAAATTGTACTTCTTATTGGACAACTCCTTGAATTGAAGGCTAATGCATCAGGTAATGCTAAAGGAACTGTTATTGAGTCGCATATGGACAAAGCCAAAGGTCCTATTACAACCGTACTGGTACAGAAAGGGAAACTGAATGTTGGAGATTTTTTTGTTATTGGTAAAACCTACGGCAAAGTTAGAGCAATGATGGATGACTGGAATAATAGGCTATCTGTTGCTGGACCATCAACGCCAGTTGAAATACTTGGAACTCAAGCCATAACAAACCCTGGCGACAAATTTCTTGTATTTGACACAGAAAAAGCTGCCCGTAAATATATTGACGATATTAAGGCAGCTAAACCTGATAAAGTTTCAGAAGTAAAGAAGATTACACTTGAAGATTTGTATGATGAGATACAAAAAGGTTCAATTCAAGAGATTAAACTTATTATCAAAACAGATTATGTAGGTTCTATTGAAGCTATAAAAGATGTTATCGAAAAGATTCCAATGACTGAAATTAAAATAACTATTCTACACTCTGAAGCGGGACCTATAACGGAATCAGATATACTTCTTGCCTCGGCTTCTAATGCTATTGTTCTTGGATTTAATGTGCCTTTAACAAAAAACATTGAAGATATAGCCCGAACTGAAAAAGTAGAAATACGTACTTATCAAATTATTTATGACCTTGCAGAAGATATACGAAACGCAGTTGAAGGTATGCTCCAACCAGAACTCAAAGAAGTTTTACTTGGACAGGCTATGGTTAAACAAGTCTTCAACCTTTCAGACAACTCTTCTGTTGCTGGCTCAATAGTACTTGAAGGCAAAATAGTTAGAAACTCTTTATGTAGAGTAATAAGAAATGGTGCCGTTATTAATCAAGGTAAGATAAATAGTTTAAAACGTTTCAAAGAGAATGTTAAAGAGGTAAAATTGAATACCGAATGTGGTATAGGGGTAGACAATTTCAATAGTTTTGAAGAGAGAGATATTATACAGTCATTTATGAACGTTAAAACTGCAAGAAAACTTTAA
- a CDS encoding histidine triad nucleotide-binding protein yields MNNCIFCKMVKGEIPCNKVYEDALSIAFKDINPQAPVHILIIPKQHISNISESDDRLLLGTLLQTASLIAKQENISESGYRLIINTNKNAGQTVDHLHIHLLGGRIMKWPPG; encoded by the coding sequence ATGAATAATTGTATTTTTTGTAAAATGGTAAAGGGAGAAATACCTTGTAATAAGGTTTATGAGGATGCTCTTTCTATTGCGTTTAAAGACATTAATCCCCAAGCGCCTGTTCATATACTTATAATTCCTAAACAACATATTTCTAATATTTCCGAAAGTGATGATAGGTTACTATTGGGTACATTACTTCAGACCGCCTCTTTAATTGCTAAGCAAGAGAATATTTCAGAATCAGGTTATAGACTAATAATTAACACAAACAAAAATGCTGGGCAGACAGTTGACCATTTACATATACATCTTCTTGGCGGAAGAATTATGAAGTGGCCTCCCGGTTAA